A stretch of Parvimonas micra DNA encodes these proteins:
- a CDS encoding uracil-DNA glycosylase, with product MMSNYVAWNEYLKDEFKKDYFVKMKNFLNEEYKNKTIFPPNECVFTIFDKISPKDIKVIILGQDPYHGVNQANGMSFSVNRGEKIPPSLRNIYLELYSDLGITPPNHGDLTAWVEQGVFLLNATLTVEKSKPNSHKDIGWQIFTDRVIEIISNFDYPKVFILWGSFAISKRNLIKKDENNFIITSTHPSPFSAHRGFFGSKPFSKANEFLVSKGVKPIDWRV from the coding sequence ATGATGTCCAATTATGTTGCTTGGAATGAATATTTAAAAGATGAATTTAAAAAAGATTATTTTGTTAAGATGAAAAATTTTTTAAATGAGGAATATAAGAATAAAACTATATTCCCTCCTAATGAATGTGTTTTTACTATTTTTGATAAAATATCACCAAAAGACATTAAGGTAATTATCTTAGGGCAAGATCCATATCATGGGGTAAATCAAGCAAATGGAATGAGTTTTTCAGTAAATAGAGGAGAAAAAATACCGCCTTCACTTAGAAATATATATCTTGAATTATATTCTGATTTAGGGATAACTCCCCCAAATCATGGAGATTTAACTGCTTGGGTTGAACAAGGTGTTTTTTTATTAAATGCTACACTTACTGTTGAAAAGTCAAAGCCAAATTCACATAAAGATATAGGTTGGCAAATTTTTACAGATAGAGTTATTGAAATAATTTCAAATTTTGATTATCCTAAAGTTTTTATTCTTTGGGGAAGTTTTGCTATTTCAAAGAGAAATTTGATAAAAAAAGATGAAAATAACTTTATAATTACAAGTACACATCCTTCTCCTTTTTCTGCTCATCGAGGATTCTTTGGCAGCAAGCCATTTTCTAAGGCTAATGAATTTTTGGTTAGCAAGGGAGTTAAACCGATAGATTGGAGAGTATAA
- the lspA gene encoding signal peptidase II yields MIYAIIIVGLALDQLTKYITVANLKGADSVVLIKNWLEFTYVENTGVAFGSFRGYKYFFIFISLVAFFGILFYIYKNKDKMSKIEQVLFALIACGALGNCIDRIRYSFVVDFIHTRFGGLYDFPVFNFADIYICVACFLLIVVSFTKKEN; encoded by the coding sequence ATGATATATGCAATTATAATTGTTGGATTAGCGTTAGACCAACTTACAAAATATATTACAGTAGCCAATTTAAAAGGTGCTGATTCAGTAGTTTTAATTAAAAATTGGCTAGAATTTACCTATGTAGAAAATACAGGGGTAGCTTTTGGCAGTTTTAGAGGATATAAATATTTCTTTATTTTTATTTCTTTGGTCGCATTTTTTGGAATTTTATTTTATATATATAAAAATAAAGATAAAATGTCTAAAATTGAACAAGTATTATTTGCTTTAATTGCTTGTGGAGCATTAGGAAATTGTATTGATAGAATAAGGTATTCTTTTGTTGTAGATTTTATACATACAAGATTTGGTGGGCTATACGATTTTCCAGTTTTTAATTTTGCAGATATTTATATTTGTGTAGCTTGTTTCCTACTTATAGTTGTTTCATTTACTAAAAAGGAGAATTAA
- a CDS encoding YlmH/Sll1252 family protein: protein MKSFDKIKILDNINNIEIKKTINKFLDGLVSMEKNYKDVFVSNFFTPLEFKYVERILKNLDLDYDIIFADEDYERKFIIFYRNDYILNDYLETLRFKDILGIEHRNILGSILHLGITREKVGEILKVDEYWYVYCLRPIGTFLFSNGLKFSGQDLKLEILNDNFIPTNFRKYEDEKIIVSSLRLDCFVKELARTSREIAQKFIKSGNVNLNYEECKDFDKKINENDIISIRKEGKFKVDSFDGLTKKNKFVVNIKRYSI, encoded by the coding sequence ATGAAATCATTTGATAAGATTAAGATTTTAGATAATATTAATAATATAGAAATTAAAAAGACCATCAATAAATTTTTAGATGGTCTTGTTTCTATGGAAAAAAACTATAAAGATGTATTTGTTTCTAACTTTTTTACTCCATTGGAATTTAAATATGTAGAGAGAATTTTAAAAAATTTAGATTTAGATTATGATATTATCTTTGCTGACGAAGATTATGAAAGAAAGTTTATAATTTTTTATAGGAATGACTATATACTAAATGATTATTTAGAAACCTTGCGATTTAAAGATATTTTAGGAATAGAACATAGAAATATCTTGGGAAGTATTCTTCATTTGGGAATAACTCGTGAGAAAGTCGGAGAAATATTAAAAGTTGATGAATATTGGTATGTTTATTGCTTAAGACCTATAGGAACATTTTTATTTTCTAATGGTTTAAAATTTTCAGGACAAGATTTAAAACTGGAAATTCTGAATGATAATTTTATACCTACTAATTTCAGAAAATACGAAGATGAAAAAATAATAGTCTCCAGTTTGAGATTAGACTGTTTTGTAAAAGAACTTGCAAGAACTTCAAGAGAGATTGCTCAAAAATTCATTAAAAGTGGAAATGTAAATTTGAACTATGAGGAATGTAAAGATTTCGATAAAAAGATTAATGAAAATGATATAATTTCAATAAGAAAAGAAGGAAAATTTAAGGTTGACAGTTTTGATGGGTTAACAAAAAAGAACAAATTTGTTGTCAATATTAAGAGGTATTCTATATGA
- a CDS encoding cell division protein SepF, with product MAGFMDKIKKFVGSDDLEDEYDDYEEEAVVEKQPKSVGESYARNSSKLSLEKEKSNIVTMPNISRFLISIREPITFDDGTQVLDDVLKGKVVVLNLEMLEVDKKRQIFDFVSGGIYSLSGKIQKVTKDIFILAPKGIDIDGKVKDQIENNGFYQI from the coding sequence ATGGCAGGCTTTATGGACAAAATAAAGAAATTTGTTGGCAGTGATGACTTAGAAGATGAATATGATGATTATGAAGAAGAGGCAGTTGTTGAAAAACAACCTAAATCAGTTGGGGAAAGTTATGCTAGAAATAGTAGTAAACTATCATTAGAAAAGGAAAAATCTAATATCGTTACAATGCCTAATATCAGTAGATTTTTAATTTCTATAAGAGAACCAATAACTTTTGATGATGGAACTCAAGTTTTAGATGATGTTTTAAAGGGAAAAGTTGTTGTTTTAAATTTGGAAATGTTGGAAGTTGATAAGAAGAGACAAATTTTTGATTTTGTAAGTGGAGGTATTTATTCTCTATCAGGGAAAATACAAAAAGTTACTAAAGATATTTTTATCTTAGCTCCTAAGGGAATTGATATTGACGGAAAAGTTAAAGATCAAATTGAAAATAACGGATTTTATCAAATTTAA
- a CDS encoding YggS family pyridoxal phosphate-dependent enzyme — translation MKENINNIIEKISLACKKSNRDKEEIFLLPVSKTVDVDKIQEAIDLGFYTFGENKVQEILKKYEYFDGKVKFHMIGHLQTNKVKSIIDKVELIHSLDRISLLDKLELEAKNKGITVNCLVEVNIGKEDSKSGIFEEDVLDFIQEVSKRDNVLVNGLMTVAPYCEDAEDTRIYFKKMKSLFDEISKLKLKNVDMKILSMGMSNDFMVAIEEGSNLIRIGTSIFGARNYGVLSN, via the coding sequence ATGAAAGAAAATATAAATAATATAATTGAAAAAATTTCTCTTGCTTGTAAAAAGTCAAATAGAGATAAAGAAGAAATATTTTTGTTACCAGTTTCAAAGACAGTTGATGTGGATAAAATTCAAGAAGCAATTGATTTAGGATTTTATACTTTTGGAGAAAATAAGGTTCAAGAAATATTAAAAAAGTACGAATACTTTGATGGAAAAGTTAAATTTCATATGATTGGACATCTCCAAACAAATAAGGTTAAATCCATTATTGATAAAGTTGAATTAATTCACTCTTTAGATAGAATTTCACTTTTAGATAAATTAGAATTGGAAGCTAAAAATAAAGGAATTACTGTAAATTGTTTAGTTGAAGTAAATATTGGAAAAGAAGATAGTAAATCAGGAATTTTTGAAGAAGATGTCCTAGATTTTATACAAGAAGTTTCAAAAAGAGATAATGTTTTAGTAAATGGACTTATGACAGTTGCACCTTATTGTGAGGATGCTGAAGATACTAGAATTTATTTCAAAAAGATGAAATCTTTGTTTGATGAAATTTCAAAACTTAAATTAAAAAATGTTGATATGAAGATTCTATCTATGGGAATGAGTAATGATTTTATGGTTGCCATAGAGGAAGGTTCAAACCTTATAAGGATTGGAACATCAATATTTGGTGCAAGAAATTATGGAGTACTTTCAAATTAA
- a CDS encoding HlyD family efflux transporter periplasmic adaptor subunit — MKKRRGILPNAKEHLGLVILIIFVSLFLVKNMFFNKNLNKDIMVLENPKTYDLNLSSKALVIKDEYLYYVGKSNIEVDNSKVGVDKEIGEVDVSKVDQNFKDYLAEKVQALQEQEDNKESKVENIDLDNILKYVRDKDFSKTFDILSSDKNKNAFGKKYTSDKLFRYSLLNDTINSGKIVSKNSGVVLNKIDGLENVYDFSVIDSIDEKDFNFDNANNISNIDGIKIVDNLKYYLCIRVKADTLEDIDVNKSIKVNVGNSVATGIIKKVKKGSEYDLIVAQFSSAFNEIADKRFIDLNVIKTVSSSFELPLTALTSKDGEDYVLVVDSFDNITRAKVKVKFIDKINSKVYIDSKNSSVGIFSNILKDASKVKEGAILK, encoded by the coding sequence ATGAAGAAACGTAGAGGCATTTTACCTAATGCTAAAGAACATCTAGGTTTAGTTATTTTAATTATATTTGTTAGTTTATTTTTAGTAAAAAATATGTTTTTTAATAAAAATTTAAATAAAGATATAATGGTTTTAGAAAATCCAAAAACCTATGACTTAAACCTTTCATCTAAGGCATTAGTTATAAAAGATGAATACCTATATTATGTAGGAAAAAGCAATATTGAAGTAGATAATTCAAAAGTTGGAGTTGATAAAGAAATAGGGGAAGTTGATGTTTCAAAGGTTGATCAAAACTTTAAAGATTATTTAGCTGAAAAAGTTCAAGCATTGCAAGAACAAGAGGATAACAAAGAATCAAAAGTTGAAAATATTGACTTAGACAATATCTTAAAATATGTTAGAGATAAAGATTTTTCAAAAACTTTTGATATACTTTCAAGTGATAAGAATAAAAATGCTTTTGGAAAAAAATATACTTCCGATAAATTATTTAGGTATTCTTTACTAAATGATACAATTAATTCTGGAAAGATTGTTTCAAAAAATTCTGGAGTTGTATTAAATAAAATTGATGGTCTAGAAAATGTTTATGATTTTTCTGTTATTGATTCTATAGATGAAAAGGACTTTAATTTTGATAATGCGAATAATATTTCAAATATTGATGGAATAAAAATTGTAGATAACTTGAAATATTATCTTTGTATTAGGGTTAAGGCTGATACTTTAGAAGATATAGATGTAAATAAAAGCATAAAAGTAAATGTTGGAAATTCTGTTGCTACTGGAATAATAAAGAAGGTAAAAAAAGGTTCTGAATATGATTTAATTGTTGCTCAGTTTTCATCTGCTTTTAATGAAATTGCAGATAAAAGATTCATTGACTTAAATGTAATAAAGACAGTTTCAAGTTCTTTTGAACTTCCATTAACTGCTCTTACTTCTAAAGATGGTGAAGATTATGTTTTAGTAGTTGATTCTTTTGATAATATAACAAGGGCAAAGGTCAAGGTTAAATTTATTGATAAGATAAATTCAAAAGTTTATATTGACTCAAAAAATAGTTCAGTTGGAATTTTTTCTAATATCTTAAAAGATGCCAGTAAAGTTAAAGAAGGTGCAATTTTAAAGTAA
- a CDS encoding adenylosuccinate synthase — MVKAVVGANWGDEGKGKITDMLAENADIIVRFQGGSNAGHTIINEYGRFALHLLPSGVFYKHTTSVIGNGVALNIPYLLKEIEYLKEKNVPDINILVSDRAQLVMPYHIDFDAYEEERLGKNSFGSTKSGIAPCYSDKYAKIGFQVNELFDENLLEKVERVVEYKNVILENLYHKERINAKELYELMLSWRDAIKPYVCDVSKFLNDAIKSGKKILLEGQLGSLKDTDHGIYPMVTSSSTLAGYGAIGAGIPPYAIKDIVTVVKAYSSAVGAGAFVSEIFGEEAEELRKRGGDKGEYGATTGRPRRVGYFDAVASRYGCRVQGSTEAVLTVIDALGYLEEIPICIGYEIDGEITRDFPTTDKLEKAKPVWKVLKGWNRDIRGIKNYEELPIECREYIEFIEKELEVPVKMISNGPKREDIIYKNSNI; from the coding sequence ATGGTTAAAGCAGTAGTTGGAGCAAATTGGGGAGACGAAGGAAAAGGAAAGATAACAGATATGTTAGCTGAAAATGCTGATATAATTGTTAGATTTCAAGGAGGTTCCAATGCAGGACATACTATCATAAATGAGTATGGAAGGTTTGCATTACATTTACTACCTTCAGGTGTTTTTTATAAGCATACAACATCAGTAATCGGAAATGGTGTAGCTCTTAATATCCCTTATTTACTTAAAGAAATTGAATACTTAAAAGAAAAAAATGTTCCTGATATTAATATTTTAGTTTCGGACAGAGCACAACTTGTTATGCCTTATCATATAGATTTTGATGCATATGAAGAGGAAAGACTTGGGAAAAATTCGTTCGGATCTACAAAATCTGGAATTGCACCTTGCTATTCAGATAAATATGCTAAAATAGGTTTCCAAGTAAATGAATTATTTGATGAAAATTTACTTGAAAAGGTTGAAAGAGTTGTTGAATATAAAAATGTAATTCTAGAAAATTTATATCATAAAGAAAGAATTAATGCTAAAGAATTATATGAACTTATGCTTAGCTGGAGAGATGCAATTAAACCTTATGTTTGTGATGTATCAAAATTCTTGAATGATGCTATAAAATCAGGAAAGAAAATATTACTTGAAGGACAACTTGGTTCTTTAAAAGATACAGATCATGGTATATATCCAATGGTAACTTCTTCATCAACCTTAGCAGGATATGGAGCAATTGGAGCTGGAATTCCACCTTATGCTATCAAAGACATTGTAACTGTAGTCAAGGCTTATTCTAGTGCAGTTGGTGCTGGTGCGTTTGTTAGTGAAATTTTCGGAGAAGAAGCTGAAGAACTAAGAAAACGCGGTGGAGATAAGGGAGAATATGGTGCTACAACAGGAAGACCTAGACGTGTTGGATATTTTGATGCAGTTGCTTCAAGATATGGTTGTAGAGTTCAAGGCAGTACTGAGGCTGTATTAACAGTTATTGATGCATTAGGATATTTAGAGGAAATTCCAATCTGTATTGGTTATGAAATTGATGGCGAAATTACTAGAGATTTTCCAACAACTGATAAGCTTGAAAAAGCAAAACCAGTTTGGAAAGTCTTAAAGGGATGGAATAGAGATATAAGGGGAATTAAAAATTACGAAGAATTACCAATTGAATGTAGAGAATATATAGAATTTATCGAAAAAGAATTGGAAGTTCCGGTTAAGATGATTTCTAATGGTCCAAAGAGAGAAGATATAATTTATAAAAATAGTAATATTTAA
- a CDS encoding phosphatase PAP2 family protein, which translates to MLYLIIFTVVVFIFTSIVGNKLKKQNFLIDLKLKNFFQNNNLRFLKSSMKHITSMGDVVTSLIIIFPIFFYSVSEKNYVLASAILNSSLFNMIFLNSFKFLFRRERPVSHSDIKYWGYSFPSGHSCIGLSFYPTVMYVLFNGHSSFPFWITVGILFGLSIAISRIVVGVHWFSDVVFGSLVGLVFFSWTVYLYNIGFYYKFLF; encoded by the coding sequence ATGTTATATCTTATTATCTTTACTGTTGTTGTATTTATTTTTACATCAATAGTTGGAAATAAATTAAAGAAACAGAATTTTTTAATAGATTTAAAGTTGAAGAATTTTTTTCAAAATAATAATTTAAGATTTTTAAAATCTTCAATGAAGCATATAACTTCAATGGGAGATGTTGTAACTTCACTTATTATTATTTTTCCTATCTTCTTTTATTCTGTTTCAGAAAAAAATTATGTGTTAGCAAGTGCGATTTTGAATTCATCGCTATTTAATATGATATTTTTAAATTCTTTTAAATTTTTATTTAGAAGAGAACGTCCAGTTTCACATTCTGATATAAAATACTGGGGATATAGCTTTCCGAGTGGACATTCTTGTATAGGATTAAGTTTTTATCCTACTGTAATGTATGTTTTGTTTAATGGTCATAGCTCATTTCCTTTTTGGATTACTGTAGGTATTTTGTTTGGACTTAGTATTGCAATAAGTAGAATTGTTGTTGGAGTTCATTGGTTTTCGGATGTTGTTTTTGGTTCCTTAGTAGGACTTGTATTTTTTAGTTGGACAGTATATTTGTATAATATTGGATTTTATTATAAATTTTTGTTTTAA
- a CDS encoding phosphatase PAP2 family protein yields the protein MEKLKLRQFIVLFFIVFICSIIFGFFLKSIELTNSVDYKIMTLVQSNNIFNKNYILLNFIKFITSLGDGKTYFILFVPFGVYFYYNNLKKEFLLLIATLLLTYMLNELIKHIVLRKRPIEFFIINMSGFSYPSGHAMNFSAFYLTFRFLLHEKFKSRIIDITIYIMIFLIAISRVILGVHWPTDVIVGLVLGYFCYNLAKLIYLNFWRD from the coding sequence ATGGAAAAATTAAAATTAAGACAATTTATTGTTTTATTTTTTATAGTTTTTATTTGTAGCATTATTTTTGGTTTCTTTCTAAAGAGTATAGAACTGACTAATAGTGTTGACTATAAAATTATGACTTTGGTTCAAAGTAATAATATTTTTAACAAAAATTATATACTCCTAAATTTTATTAAATTTATAACATCTTTGGGAGATGGAAAAACTTATTTTATTTTATTTGTTCCTTTTGGAGTATATTTTTATTATAACAATTTGAAAAAAGAGTTTTTGCTTTTAATTGCTACATTACTATTAACGTATATGTTAAATGAGTTAATTAAACATATTGTTTTAAGAAAAAGACCTATTGAATTTTTTATTATAAATATGAGTGGTTTTAGTTATCCAAGTGGACATGCTATGAATTTTTCAGCTTTTTATTTAACTTTTAGATTTTTGTTACATGAAAAATTTAAGAGTAGAATTATAGATATAACTATTTATATTATGATTTTTTTAATAGCAATAAGTAGAGTTATTTTAGGAGTTCATTGGCCAACTGATGTTATTGTAGGACTTGTATTAGGATATTTTTGTTATAATTTGGCAAAATTGATATATCTTAATTTTTGGAGGGATTAA
- a CDS encoding glutaredoxin family protein produces the protein MAKVVVYSSESCTYCKQAKEFLKANNIDYVEKNVSTDLEARKELMAKGHMGVPVICVDDVEMVGFDKAELSKALGL, from the coding sequence ATGGCAAAAGTAGTAGTATATTCAAGTGAGTCTTGTACTTATTGTAAACAAGCAAAAGAATTCTTAAAAGCAAATAATATCGATTATGTTGAAAAAAATGTTTCAACTGATTTAGAAGCTAGAAAAGAATTAATGGCGAAAGGACATATGGGTGTTCCTGTAATCTGTGTTGATGATGTAGAAATGGTTGGCTTTGATAAAGCTGAATTATCAAAAGCATTAGGATTATAA
- the rsmA gene encoding 16S rRNA (adenine(1518)-N(6)/adenine(1519)-N(6))-dimethyltransferase RsmA: MDLYKLSVIKEICDKFGFSFSKNFGQNFLTDRNILEKIVEVSAVDKDYGVIEIGPGFGVLTKFLLEKAGKVVSIEIDTRLKEVLDYTLSEYDNFEFVQSDALKIDFKKLIEEKFMQKKIVVVANLPYYVTTPIITKLLESDLDLESITIMVQKEVAQRLVADENSKDNSSISLFVKYYADANIAFNVSRNVFVPAPNVDSAVVNMKLKKEKFEYEKTMFKLIKNGFENRRKTVLNSFCKSGIEKEKIIKVLEKLGIDTRTRAEKLSLEDFKNIAREYENL, encoded by the coding sequence ATGGATTTATATAAATTATCGGTAATAAAAGAAATTTGTGATAAATTCGGATTTTCATTTTCTAAAAATTTTGGACAAAATTTTTTAACAGATAGAAATATCTTAGAAAAGATAGTTGAAGTTTCAGCTGTTGATAAAGATTATGGAGTAATCGAAATAGGCCCGGGTTTTGGAGTTCTTACAAAGTTTTTACTTGAAAAAGCTGGAAAAGTTGTTTCAATAGAGATTGATACAAGATTGAAAGAAGTTTTAGATTATACACTTAGTGAATATGATAATTTTGAATTTGTTCAATCCGACGCACTAAAAATAGATTTTAAAAAGCTTATTGAAGAAAAATTTATGCAAAAAAAAATAGTTGTGGTTGCGAATTTACCATATTATGTGACAACACCAATAATAACAAAACTTTTAGAGAGTGATTTAGATTTAGAATCCATAACTATAATGGTTCAAAAAGAAGTTGCTCAAAGACTTGTTGCAGATGAAAATAGTAAAGATAATTCAAGCATAAGTTTATTTGTAAAATATTATGCTGATGCTAATATAGCTTTCAATGTGTCAAGAAATGTATTCGTTCCTGCACCAAATGTAGATAGCGCTGTTGTAAATATGAAACTTAAAAAAGAAAAATTTGAGTATGAAAAAACGATGTTTAAACTTATAAAAAATGGCTTTGAAAATAGAAGAAAAACAGTTTTAAATTCATTTTGCAAGTCTGGTATAGAAAAAGAAAAAATTATTAAGGTTTTGGAAAAACTAGGTATAGATACTAGGACAAGGGCAGAAAAATTATCTCTAGAAGATTTTAAAAATATTGCTAGAGAATATGAAAATTTATAA
- the rnmV gene encoding ribonuclease M5 — MKKIKEIIVVEGKDDISKVKSAFDCDVIATNGTHFSKNLLKKLKEANEKCGIIVFTDPDYAGEKIRKNINRVIPNCKNAFLSRSLALKGDNVGVENAKVEDIIEAIENAKVTVLERKDEIDLTLLTTLGISGTGNSKELREKLCDYFKIGYCNSKQFVKRLNSFGITESELITAVKKFLGEEV, encoded by the coding sequence ATGAAAAAAATCAAAGAAATAATAGTAGTTGAAGGAAAAGACGATATTTCAAAAGTTAAGTCTGCCTTTGATTGTGATGTTATTGCAACAAATGGAACTCATTTTTCTAAAAATTTGCTAAAAAAATTAAAAGAGGCAAATGAAAAATGTGGAATAATAGTTTTTACCGATCCCGACTATGCAGGAGAAAAGATTAGAAAAAATATAAATAGAGTAATACCAAACTGTAAAAATGCATTTTTAAGTAGGAGTCTTGCACTTAAAGGAGATAATGTTGGAGTTGAAAATGCAAAAGTTGAAGATATTATCGAAGCTATTGAAAATGCAAAAGTAACGGTTCTGGAGAGAAAAGATGAAATAGACTTAACCCTTTTAACTACTTTAGGAATTAGTGGAACGGGGAATAGTAAAGAGCTTAGAGAAAAACTTTGTGATTATTTTAAAATTGGATATTGTAATTCAAAACAATTTGTAAAGAGATTAAATAGTTTTGGAATAACTGAAAGCGAATTAATTACAGCTGTTAAAAAATTTTTAGGAGAGGAAGTTTAA
- a CDS encoding TatD family hydrolase translates to MKIVDSHCHIDDEKFDQDREIVISNFEEDGIDFIVDPASDISSSEKIIEIVKKYDRVYGAVGIHPHEVEDVTDEDLKKVYEMSFSEKIVAIGEIGLDYYYDNSPREKQKEIFRKQLEIAEKRKLPVIIHTRDAMGDTYDILSEFKGKVKGVMHCYTGSSEMAKRFMELGYYISISGTVTFKNAVNVREMVKTIPLDNLLVETDSPYLTPEPNRGKRNEPKFVRFTAEKVAELKEMELNDLIYNTNSNVRNLFSIED, encoded by the coding sequence ATGAAAATAGTAGATAGTCACTGTCATATTGATGATGAAAAATTTGATCAAGATAGAGAAATAGTGATTTCAAATTTTGAAGAAGATGGAATTGACTTTATAGTAGATCCTGCTTCTGATATATCATCAAGTGAAAAAATAATTGAAATTGTAAAAAAATATGATAGAGTATATGGAGCAGTAGGAATTCATCCTCATGAAGTCGAAGATGTAACTGATGAGGACTTAAAAAAAGTTTATGAAATGTCTTTTAGTGAAAAAATAGTTGCGATTGGAGAGATTGGACTAGATTACTATTATGACAATTCTCCAAGAGAAAAACAAAAAGAAATTTTTAGAAAACAACTTGAAATCGCTGAAAAGAGAAAACTACCGGTAATCATTCATACTAGAGATGCTATGGGAGATACTTATGATATTCTATCTGAATTTAAAGGTAAGGTAAAAGGCGTAATGCATTGTTACACAGGTTCAAGCGAGATGGCAAAAAGATTTATGGAGCTTGGTTACTATATTTCTATTTCAGGAACGGTAACTTTTAAAAATGCAGTTAATGTTAGAGAAATGGTAAAGACAATTCCACTAGACAATTTGCTCGTGGAAACAGACAGTCCATATTTAACTCCTGAACCAAATCGTGGAAAGAGAAATGAACCGAAATTTGTAAGATTCACTGCTGAAAAAGTTGCGGAACTTAAAGAAATGGAATTGAATGATTTAATCTATAATACGAATAGTAATGTCAGAAATCTTTTTTCAATAGAGGATTAA